A window of the Fulvia fulva chromosome 11, complete sequence genome harbors these coding sequences:
- a CDS encoding Disulfide-isomerase: protein MRYSSALLALAGLAMASDVHELTKDTFKDFVTENELVLAEFFAPWCGHCKALAPEYEEAATTLKEKSIALAKIDCTEQQDLCQEYGVEGYPTLKIFRGEKNISPYSGARKADAIVSYMTKQSLPAVSLLTTQAALDEFKTADKVVLVAYIGKDDKTSNTTFTEIAEELRDSYLFAATSDADLAKAEGVKAPAIVLYKQFDEGKNEFTEKFDKEAITEFAKVAATPLIGEVGPETYAGYMASGLPLAYIFAETAEERESLAKDLKPLAEEYKGKVSFATIDASAFGQHAGNLNLEVGKWPAFAIQDTAKNQKFPYESAGDIKELTAKKIGKYVKDFVAGKVEPSIKSEPLPEKREKGAVQIVVAKNYEDIVINSDKDVLLEFYAPWCGHCKALAPKYDELAGLYKDYEDKIVIAKVDATLNDVPDEIQGFPTIKLFKKGEKSEPVDYNGSRTVEDLANFIRDNGSDKIDAYVETAGETETVETDGMPQQAAAATEGVKEKVKEEVKKAAEAAKDAILDSDEVADHDEL, encoded by the exons ATGCGTTACTCCTCCGCACTGCTGGCTCTGGCCGGCCTGGCGATGGCCAGCGATGTCCATGAGCTCACCAAGGACACCTTCAAGGACTTTGTCACAGAGAACGAGCTTGTGCTCGCAGAAT TCTTCGCACCGTGGTGCGGTCACTGCAAGGCGCTTGCACCAGAGTACGAGGAGGCGGCCACAACACTAAAGGAGAAGAGCATTGCACTGGCCAAGATCGACTGCACCGAGCAGCAAGATCTCTGCCAAGAGTACGGCGTCGAGGGATACCCAACGCTCAAGATCTTCCGCGGCGAGAAGAACATCTCGCCATACTCTGGCGCACGAAAGGCAGACGCCATTGTTTCGTACATGACCAAGCAGTCCCTGCCAGCCGTCTCCCTCCTCACCACACAAGCCGCCCTCGACGAGTTCAAGACCGCCGACAAGGTCGTGCTCGTCGCATACATCGGGAAGGACGACAAGACATCCAACACCACATTTACCGAGATCGCGGAGGAGCTCCGGGACAGCTACCTCTTCGCAGCTACCTCTGATGCCGACTTGGCCAAGGCCGAGGGCGTCAAGGCACCAGCCATTGTTCTCTACAAGCAGTTCGATGAGGGCAAGAATGAGTTCACCGAGAAGTTCGACAAGGAGGCCATCACCGAGTTCGCCAAGGTCGCCGCAACACCATTGATTGGCGAGGTTGGCCCAGAGACATACGCTGGATACATGGCT TCCGGCCTTCCACTCGCATACATCTTCGCCGAGACCGCTGAGGAGCGCGAATCGCTCGCAAAGGATCTCAAGCCACTTGCTGAAGAGTACAAGGGCAAGGTCAGCTTCGCTACCATCGACGCCTCTGCCTTTGGCCAGCACGCTGGTAACCTCAACCTCGAAGTTGGCAAGTGGCCAGCTTTCGCCATTCAGGACACCGCCAAGAACCAGAAGTTCCCATACGAGTCCGCCGGCGACATCAAGGAGCTCACCGCAAAGAAGATTGGCAAATACGTCAAAGACTTCGTCGCCGGCAAGGTCGAGCCAAGCATCAAGAGCGAGCCACTTCCAGAGAAGCGCGAGAAGGGCGCAGTCCAGATCGTCGTTGCAAAGAACTACGAGGACATCGTCATCAACAGCGACAAGGACGTTCTCCTCGAGTTCTACGCTCCATGGTGCGGACACTGCAAGGCTCTCGCACCAAAGTACGATGAGCTTGCCGGTCTCTACAAGGACTATGAGGACAAGATCGTCATTGCCAAGGTTGATGCCACTCTCAACGACGTCCCAGATGAGATCCAGGGCTTCCCAACCATCAAGCTCTTCAAGAAGGGCGAGAAGTCCGAGCCAGTCGACTACAACGGTTCGCGAACTGTTGAGGATCTCGCCAACTTCATCCGCGACAACGGCTCTGACAAGATTGACGCATACGTCGAGACTGCTGGTGAGACTGAGACTGTTGAGACCGACGGCATGCCACAACAGGCTGCTGCCGCCACTGAGGGTGTGAAGGAGAAGGTTAAGGAGGAGGTGAAGAAGGCTGCTGAGGCCGCCAAGGATGCTATCCTTGACAGCGATGAGGTCGCTGACCACGATGAGCTTTAA